From the genome of Pelobacter propionicus DSM 2379, one region includes:
- the fdhF gene encoding formate dehydrogenase subunit alpha: MVHVTVDGRVVEIPKGSAVIDATKKAGAKIPTLCFLELHKKMSGLNSSCRVCVVEVAGRKNLAAACSTPVTDGMDIITASERVIAARKTMIELLLSDHEQDCLICGKAGNCTLQDLCFEYDIKESRYRGMMNSFPLDESNEFYSRNMNKCVKCRRCVTTCSAYQCSEAIDFAGRGFGVRVAAPFDDQIRNSSCVSCGNCVSVCPVGALQAKSREKFRTWEVTRTRTTCSYCGVGCEMDLLVKDNRVVGVEPSNGPANSGLLCVKGRFSYNFINHPDRLKTPLIRKNGRLVEAGWDEAYGLIAVKFEATKAAYGPEAFAGLASARVTNEENYLFQKMVRVVFGTNNVDHCARLCHASTVAGLATTLGSGAMTNSIDELLRSDVIFVTGSNTTETHPVIGAKIRQARLNGAKLIVAEPRRIDLAATADVFLQITPGTNVALFNAMMNVILEEGLEDREFIAGRTEGVAELREVVMKCRPEEAALICGVDAENLRRAARLYAGADRAAIFYAMGVTQHSTGTAGVMALSNLALLCGNLGKESAGVNPLRGQNNVQGACDVGCLPGDLPGYQKVSDPRVMEKFQTAWGVKLPDKPGLTVTEIIDRAGKGEIKFLHIMGENPMISDPDLNHVEEALKHTEFLVVQDIFLTETAHLADVVLPAASFAEKDGTFTNTERRVQRVRKAVDPPGEARADWVILMEIMNRLGHGKTYRDAASIMEEIADVTPQYGGISFDRLEKETLQWPCPSIDHPGTRYLHKDTFTRGKGLFKPVEYQASAELPDGDYPYLLTTGRILYHYHTNTMTGREEGLMNLHPRSFIEMSPLTAQRLAIRDGDRVTVTSRRGELTSTARVTDRIEGNIVFMPFHFADGAANLLTNSALDPLANIPELKVCAVNIARLGNGNAGGEHD, from the coding sequence ATGGTTCATGTGACGGTTGATGGCAGGGTTGTGGAAATTCCGAAGGGATCTGCCGTCATCGATGCAACGAAGAAAGCAGGGGCCAAGATTCCCACCCTGTGCTTCCTTGAGCTGCATAAAAAAATGAGCGGTCTGAATTCCTCATGCCGGGTCTGCGTCGTGGAGGTGGCCGGCAGGAAAAACCTTGCCGCGGCCTGCTCTACACCGGTTACGGACGGCATGGATATCATTACAGCCAGTGAAAGGGTTATCGCTGCCAGAAAGACGATGATCGAACTGCTGTTGTCGGATCATGAGCAGGACTGCCTGATCTGCGGAAAGGCGGGGAACTGCACGCTGCAGGACCTCTGCTTCGAGTACGACATAAAAGAGTCGCGCTACAGGGGGATGATGAACAGTTTCCCCCTGGATGAATCAAACGAGTTTTACAGCAGAAACATGAACAAATGCGTGAAGTGCAGGCGTTGCGTCACGACCTGTTCCGCCTACCAGTGCAGCGAAGCCATCGACTTTGCGGGACGGGGTTTCGGCGTGCGGGTTGCGGCCCCCTTCGATGACCAGATCAGGAATTCCTCCTGCGTCTCCTGCGGCAACTGTGTGTCGGTCTGCCCGGTGGGAGCCTTGCAGGCCAAATCGAGGGAAAAATTCCGGACCTGGGAGGTTACTAGAACCAGGACCACCTGCTCCTACTGCGGGGTTGGCTGCGAGATGGACCTTCTGGTCAAGGACAACCGGGTCGTGGGGGTCGAGCCCTCCAACGGTCCTGCCAATAGCGGCCTGCTCTGCGTCAAGGGGAGGTTTAGCTACAATTTCATCAATCATCCTGACCGGTTGAAAACACCCCTGATCCGGAAGAACGGCAGGCTGGTGGAGGCCGGCTGGGACGAGGCTTACGGGTTGATAGCCGTAAAATTCGAGGCGACAAAAGCGGCCTATGGCCCTGAGGCCTTTGCCGGCCTTGCCTCGGCACGGGTGACCAACGAAGAGAACTATCTGTTCCAGAAAATGGTGCGGGTCGTTTTCGGCACCAACAATGTGGATCACTGCGCTCGGCTCTGCCACGCCTCCACGGTCGCGGGTCTGGCCACAACACTGGGAAGCGGCGCCATGACCAACAGCATCGATGAGCTGCTGCGGAGCGATGTGATCTTCGTGACCGGTTCCAACACGACCGAGACCCACCCGGTCATCGGCGCAAAGATACGCCAGGCCAGACTGAACGGGGCAAAACTGATAGTGGCTGAGCCGCGCAGGATTGACCTGGCAGCAACTGCGGACGTTTTCCTGCAGATCACCCCCGGTACGAACGTGGCCCTGTTTAACGCCATGATGAACGTCATCCTGGAAGAAGGCCTTGAGGACCGGGAGTTCATCGCCGGGCGGACCGAGGGGGTTGCTGAGCTGCGTGAAGTGGTAATGAAATGCCGGCCGGAAGAGGCAGCGCTGATCTGCGGCGTTGACGCGGAAAATCTGAGGAGAGCGGCGCGGCTGTACGCAGGGGCCGACAGGGCCGCGATCTTCTATGCCATGGGCGTGACCCAGCACAGCACCGGCACTGCTGGCGTCATGGCTCTATCGAACCTAGCCCTGCTCTGTGGAAATCTGGGCAAGGAATCGGCCGGGGTCAATCCGCTGCGCGGCCAGAACAACGTCCAGGGCGCCTGCGATGTGGGCTGCCTACCCGGCGACCTGCCCGGCTATCAGAAGGTTTCCGATCCGCGAGTCATGGAGAAATTCCAAACGGCCTGGGGGGTGAAGCTGCCGGACAAACCCGGGCTGACGGTAACAGAAATCATCGACAGGGCGGGCAAGGGGGAGATCAAATTCCTCCATATCATGGGTGAGAACCCGATGATCTCCGATCCGGACCTCAACCATGTGGAAGAGGCTCTGAAACACACCGAGTTCCTGGTTGTCCAGGACATCTTCCTGACCGAAACGGCGCACCTGGCGGACGTGGTTCTGCCGGCCGCTTCCTTTGCCGAGAAGGACGGTACCTTCACCAACACCGAACGGCGGGTGCAGAGGGTCAGGAAGGCCGTCGATCCTCCAGGAGAGGCCAGGGCAGACTGGGTGATCCTGATGGAGATCATGAACAGGCTGGGGCATGGAAAAACCTACCGGGACGCCGCTTCCATAATGGAAGAGATTGCGGACGTCACTCCCCAGTACGGCGGAATCAGCTTTGACAGGCTGGAAAAGGAGACCCTGCAGTGGCCCTGTCCCAGCATCGATCACCCGGGCACCCGGTATCTGCACAAGGATACCTTTACCAGGGGAAAAGGGTTGTTCAAGCCGGTGGAATATCAGGCCAGCGCGGAGCTGCCCGATGGTGATTATCCCTACCTGCTGACAACCGGCCGGATCCTCTACCACTACCACACCAATACCATGACCGGCAGGGAGGAGGGGCTGATGAACCTCCACCCCCGTTCGTTTATCGAAATGAGTCCGCTGACGGCACAACGGCTTGCCATCAGGGATGGAGACAGGGTCACCGTAACCTCCCGGAGGGGCGAACTCACCTCCACGGCCAGGGTAACCGACAGAATCGAGGGAAATATCGTCTTCATGCCGTTCCACTTCGCCGACGGTGCGGCCAACCTGTTGACCAACAGCGCCCTTGACCCGCTGGCCAATATTCCGGAATTGAAGGTCTGTGCGGTGAATATAGCCAGGTTGGGCAACGGGAACGCGGGGGGAGAACATGACTGA
- a CDS encoding hydrogenase 3 maturation endopeptidase HyCI, with amino-acid sequence MKTSLKSRLEGCERLALLGIGSELCADDGAGILLVRSLRSLICRQPFNSIAFEGFEGGNAPENATGFIAAFKPTHIVLVDAAEIGAAVGEFREILPHEIPDTCFSTHTLPLKIIVDYLGRVTGAIVSVIGIQPANLDFGNSPTPEVRKGVRRLMRLLHTVMGECDRATPRKPVLESATFDGETLSHGQG; translated from the coding sequence GTGAAGACAAGCCTGAAGAGCCGTCTTGAGGGGTGCGAACGGCTGGCGTTGCTGGGAATCGGTTCGGAACTCTGCGCCGACGACGGGGCCGGCATCCTGCTCGTGCGCAGCCTGCGTTCCCTGATCTGCCGTCAGCCGTTCAACTCCATTGCATTCGAGGGGTTCGAGGGGGGCAACGCCCCGGAGAACGCCACTGGTTTCATCGCCGCCTTCAAGCCGACCCATATCGTGCTCGTGGATGCGGCCGAGATCGGTGCGGCGGTGGGAGAGTTCCGCGAGATCCTCCCCCATGAGATTCCCGACACCTGCTTTTCCACCCACACGCTTCCGCTGAAAATAATCGTTGACTACCTTGGAAGGGTGACCGGAGCCATTGTATCGGTGATAGGAATCCAGCCCGCTAACCTGGATTTTGGGAATAGTCCCACCCCGGAAGTCAGGAAGGGCGTCAGACGCCTGATGCGCCTTTTGCATACTGTTATGGGTGAGTGCGACCGTGCAACGCCTCGGAAACCCGTGTTGGAATCAGCAACCTTTGATGGGGAAACGCTGTCGCACGGACAAGGCTGA
- a CDS encoding 4Fe-4S binding protein: MKIPGKMAHEVLRHSVMKPATCNYPAEKQKMPEHFRGRIRYKAEKCIGCKFCVRDCPARAIEIFKVADKVFEAKFYLDRCIYCGQCVDSCPKDALELTPDFELAQIDKEKLRVVCRREEGEDKPEEPS; this comes from the coding sequence ATGAAGATACCGGGGAAGATGGCACACGAGGTGCTGCGGCACTCGGTAATGAAACCGGCCACCTGCAACTATCCGGCTGAGAAGCAGAAGATGCCGGAGCATTTCCGGGGAAGGATTCGCTACAAGGCCGAGAAGTGCATTGGCTGCAAGTTCTGCGTCCGCGACTGTCCCGCCAGGGCCATCGAGATCTTCAAGGTGGCTGACAAGGTCTTCGAGGCCAAGTTCTATCTGGACCGCTGCATCTACTGCGGCCAGTGTGTGGATTCATGCCCCAAGGATGCCCTGGAGCTGACCCCTGACTTTGAACTGGCCCAGATCGACAAGGAGAAGCTGAGGGTTGTATGCAGGAGGGAAGAGGGTGAAGACAAGCCTGAAGAGCCGTCTTGA
- a CDS encoding complex I subunit 1 family protein yields the protein MTQALFNLLIFPGFLFLSLAGMVAEFCDRKLYARMQNRQGPPWFQPFADFIKLSSKEDIIPEEADPFMFRLMPLVALAASVCAILYIPIWGRGALLSFEGDLVIVVYLLTIPTMTFFLAGWYSASLYSMIGAVRSLTQLLAYEVPLYLALLAPACLADSWSLAGMAAYYGAHPWRWLLNLIGFGVGLVVMLGKLEKVPFDTPEAETEIVAGAFTEYSGRLLALFRMAISIEMIVLASLLAAVFLPFGLGLGPLAGFLLYLLKIALIIAMTSFLRTIFARFRIDQMVDFCWRYVASAAMLQLVIVIIAKGVLPQ from the coding sequence ATGACACAGGCACTCTTCAATCTTCTGATATTCCCCGGTTTTCTCTTCCTCAGCCTGGCCGGGATGGTGGCGGAATTCTGCGACAGGAAGTTGTACGCCCGCATGCAGAACAGGCAGGGGCCTCCCTGGTTCCAGCCCTTTGCCGACTTCATCAAGCTCTCCTCCAAGGAGGACATCATACCGGAGGAGGCCGACCCGTTCATGTTCAGGCTGATGCCACTGGTGGCGCTGGCCGCCTCGGTATGCGCCATCCTCTACATCCCCATCTGGGGAAGGGGGGCGCTGCTCTCCTTCGAGGGGGATCTGGTGATCGTAGTCTACCTGCTGACCATCCCCACCATGACCTTCTTCCTGGCCGGGTGGTATTCGGCCTCGCTCTACTCCATGATCGGCGCGGTCCGCTCCCTGACCCAGCTTTTGGCATACGAGGTGCCGCTCTACCTGGCGCTGCTGGCGCCGGCCTGTCTGGCCGACAGCTGGTCCCTGGCCGGTATGGCCGCCTACTATGGCGCCCACCCCTGGCGCTGGCTGTTGAACCTGATCGGTTTTGGCGTAGGGCTGGTGGTGATGCTGGGTAAACTGGAGAAGGTCCCCTTCGACACCCCCGAGGCTGAAACCGAGATCGTTGCCGGTGCCTTCACCGAGTACAGCGGCCGTCTGCTGGCCCTGTTTCGGATGGCCATCAGCATTGAAATGATAGTTCTGGCCTCCCTGCTGGCGGCGGTATTCCTTCCCTTTGGGCTTGGTCTGGGACCCCTGGCCGGTTTCCTGCTCTACCTGCTGAAGATAGCCCTGATCATCGCCATGACCAGCTTTTTGCGGACCATCTTCGCTCGCTTCCGAATCGACCAGATGGTGGATTTCTGCTGGCGTTACGTGGCTTCGGCTGCCATGCTCCAGCTTGTGATCGTCATCATTGCCAAGGGGGTGTTGCCGCAATGA
- a CDS encoding hydrogenase large subunit: protein MSPVTIPIGPQHPALKEPANFSITVTGEKIVTTSMRLGYNHRGIEKACEERSYLQCLYLLERICGICSHTHSTAYIQAVEEIAGLTIPPRANYIRSLVGELERIHSHLLWLGVAGHEIGFDTLLMYSWRDRELVMDILAELGGNRVNYGINTLGGVRRDITPEQIEMIRNSVNTLEERTKYYIEVATEEPTLAARLAGVGYLSHEDALLLSAVGPTLRASNVDRDIRRDDPYAAYGSLDFRVITDDHCDVYGRTLVRVGELMESFRMIRQILNELPEGEVSVKAPRKIPAGEACSRYEAPRGECFHYIRANGTDKPERVKVRASTFANIQAVAKMMENNNLADVPIIVAAIDPCFSCADRCLELLGEGRQLMEWSELRRRGVEWYRRNRGIDFSGPSRRLQMLRGDRRP, encoded by the coding sequence ATGTCACCGGTCACCATCCCCATCGGCCCGCAGCATCCCGCGCTGAAGGAGCCGGCCAACTTCTCCATTACCGTTACCGGCGAGAAGATTGTCACCACCAGCATGCGTCTCGGCTACAACCACCGGGGGATCGAGAAGGCGTGCGAAGAACGCTCGTACCTGCAGTGCCTCTATCTGCTGGAGCGGATCTGCGGAATCTGCTCCCACACCCACTCCACGGCCTACATCCAGGCGGTTGAGGAGATCGCCGGCCTGACCATTCCGCCACGGGCGAACTACATCCGCTCACTGGTGGGAGAGCTGGAGCGGATCCACAGTCACCTGCTCTGGCTGGGGGTGGCCGGGCACGAGATCGGTTTCGACACCCTGTTGATGTACAGCTGGCGCGACCGCGAACTGGTCATGGACATACTGGCGGAACTGGGGGGCAACCGGGTCAACTACGGCATCAACACCCTGGGAGGGGTGCGGCGCGACATCACGCCGGAACAGATCGAGATGATTCGTAATTCCGTGAACACCCTGGAGGAGCGGACAAAGTACTACATCGAGGTGGCAACGGAAGAACCGACCCTGGCGGCTCGTCTCGCCGGAGTGGGCTACCTGTCCCACGAGGATGCCCTGCTGCTCTCGGCGGTTGGACCAACCCTGCGGGCATCCAACGTGGACCGCGACATCCGCAGGGACGACCCCTACGCCGCCTACGGGAGCCTGGACTTCAGGGTGATCACCGACGACCACTGCGACGTGTACGGACGGACCCTGGTCAGAGTCGGGGAGCTAATGGAGTCCTTCAGGATGATCCGCCAGATACTGAACGAACTGCCGGAGGGAGAGGTGTCGGTCAAGGCGCCGCGCAAGATACCGGCCGGCGAGGCCTGCTCCCGCTACGAAGCCCCGCGGGGAGAATGTTTCCACTACATCAGGGCCAACGGCACGGATAAACCGGAGCGGGTCAAGGTGCGTGCCTCCACCTTCGCCAACATCCAGGCGGTGGCCAAGATGATGGAAAACAACAACCTGGCGGACGTGCCGATCATCGTTGCCGCCATCGACCCCTGCTTCTCCTGTGCCGATCGCTGTCTGGAACTGTTGGGTGAGGGGAGGCAGCTGATGGAATGGAGCGAGCTGCGCCGTCGGGGCGTGGAATGGTACCGCCGCAACCGGGGGATCGATTTCAGCGGCCCGAGCCGCAGGCTGCAGATGCTGCGTGGAGACAGACGGCCATGA
- a CDS encoding NADH-quinone oxidoreductase subunit C gives MTRETTIAEELARRFPGLKESIRVQRERRIFVDTPAETLNSLIDFAYSELGFISLVSLVGTDEGETLGVMYVLAADDGILLTVRRYQPKTDPVIATMTGKFPNAEYYEKELVDLLGFRIEGLPPGPRYPLPDDWPEGQYPLRKEWKTEMLDRKE, from the coding sequence ATGACACGCGAAACAACCATTGCCGAGGAGCTGGCCAGACGTTTTCCCGGGCTCAAGGAGAGTATCCGGGTCCAGCGGGAACGACGCATCTTTGTGGACACCCCTGCGGAGACCCTCAACAGCCTGATCGATTTCGCCTACAGCGAACTTGGGTTCATCTCCTTGGTATCCCTGGTGGGAACCGACGAGGGGGAGACTCTGGGGGTCATGTACGTGCTGGCCGCCGATGACGGGATCCTGCTGACCGTCAGGCGCTATCAGCCGAAGACCGATCCGGTGATCGCCACCATGACCGGGAAATTCCCCAACGCGGAGTACTACGAGAAAGAACTGGTGGACCTGCTCGGCTTCAGAATCGAGGGTCTGCCCCCCGGCCCCCGCTACCCGCTGCCGGATGACTGGCCCGAGGGCCAGTACCCCCTGCGCAAGGAGTGGAAGACGGAAATGCTTGACAGGAAGGAGTGA
- a CDS encoding NADH-quinone oxidoreductase subunit B family protein encodes MKALDKLVTWARIKSPWVIHFNTGACNGCDIEIVDSLTPRFDLERFGIQLKGTPRHADVLLCSGPVTRQTKDRLLRIYEQMADPKFVIAVGTCACSAGVFQGCYNVLGGTDTVLPVSAYIPGCAARPEAIIDGVVKLLSTLKAD; translated from the coding sequence ATGAAAGCACTGGACAAACTGGTGACATGGGCGCGGATCAAATCCCCCTGGGTGATCCACTTCAATACCGGCGCCTGCAACGGTTGCGACATCGAAATTGTCGATTCGCTGACCCCCCGCTTCGATCTGGAGCGCTTCGGAATCCAGCTCAAGGGAACTCCCCGGCATGCCGATGTGCTGCTCTGTTCCGGCCCGGTAACTAGGCAGACCAAGGACCGCCTGCTGCGCATCTACGAGCAGATGGCGGACCCTAAATTTGTCATTGCGGTGGGAACCTGCGCCTGCTCCGCCGGCGTCTTCCAGGGGTGCTACAACGTGCTGGGGGGGACAGATACGGTGCTGCCCGTCTCGGCCTACATCCCCGGCTGCGCCGCCCGCCCCGAGGCGATCATCGACGGCGTGGTCAAGTTGCTGTCAACTCTGAAAGCAGACTGA
- a CDS encoding NADH-quinone oxidoreductase subunit NuoK, with protein MINEGINLSRSAFGDYFIVSAMLIVTGFYCMWITHNLIRVLIGVELMTKGVTLILAAAGYLTGNTGISQAFIITLIVMEVVILVAAAGVVIGHFRKNGDLDSRRMNNLKG; from the coding sequence ATGATAAATGAGGGGATCAATCTCAGCCGATCCGCATTCGGAGATTACTTCATCGTCTCGGCCATGCTGATCGTAACCGGCTTCTACTGCATGTGGATAACCCATAACCTGATCCGCGTCCTGATCGGCGTGGAGTTGATGACCAAGGGGGTCACCCTGATCCTGGCCGCTGCCGGCTACCTGACCGGAAACACCGGTATCTCCCAGGCATTCATCATCACCCTGATCGTCATGGAGGTAGTGATCCTGGTGGCGGCCGCGGGAGTGGTCATCGGCCACTTCAGGAAAAACGGCGACCTGGACAGCCGCCGGATGAACAACCTCAAGGGTTGA
- a CDS encoding NADH-quinone oxidoreductase subunit J → MNITTLLLPLLVLFGFYTVLSKSLLRMAIGLALVSATLTALLFTMNSPLAAVFELSVCAGLITVVFVSVISLTQPASPREQQKGEVNHYSRFFPMVILVLLMAWAAQSVFNDNPVPVSHALSGQDIRHTLWNLRRTDVFGQLAAMFAGIYGVIVLFKGISHDK, encoded by the coding sequence ATGAACATCACCACGCTACTGCTCCCCCTGCTGGTCCTGTTCGGTTTCTACACCGTGCTCTCCAAGAGCCTGCTCAGGATGGCCATTGGGCTGGCCCTGGTGAGCGCCACCCTGACGGCGCTCTTGTTCACCATGAACTCCCCCCTGGCGGCGGTGTTCGAGCTTTCGGTCTGCGCCGGCCTGATAACGGTTGTTTTCGTCAGCGTGATCAGCCTCACCCAACCCGCATCGCCCAGGGAGCAGCAGAAGGGGGAGGTCAACCACTACTCCCGCTTTTTTCCCATGGTCATCCTGGTCCTGCTGATGGCCTGGGCTGCACAATCGGTTTTCAACGATAACCCGGTTCCGGTGTCCCATGCCCTGTCCGGCCAGGATATCCGCCATACGCTCTGGAACCTGCGCAGAACCGATGTATTCGGGCAACTGGCGGCCATGTTCGCAGGCATCTACGGGGTAATTGTTCTTTTCAAGGGGATCAGCCATGATAAATGA
- a CDS encoding complex I subunit 5 family protein, whose translation MSSLLLVLPLLGVIASNLPLGRSTRRALTLWPLLLGAAQVVVSLFPQAAVWGMPSALIPLAPADGLSQLMLLIIGLVTCASSIVARELITDERERHNFASLLLISLLGMNGVVLVRDTFSLYVFMEIVSVTSFVLIAFRHEHDAFEGSFKYIILSAIATILMLASNGIFLLVGGGTDFPLVAGAIASHHDNFLVQFAVLAFLAGLFIKGGLVPFHGWLPDAYTSASAPVSMLLAGIVTKVSGIYTLIRLVRDVFGFTPKTEQMLLFVGALSIVTGALAAMGQRDFKRMLAYSSISQVGYIILSLGAGSELGVAGAIFHLFNHTLFKTQLFMNASAVEASTGIRDLDRLGGLSARMPITGTTSVIAFLSAAGIPPLAGFWSKLVIVVALWRAGHGGYMAVAILASLLTLAYFLILQRKVFFGKLAPEWEGINEAGSLITGPSILFSLIIIAVGLLLPFLFDTIILPLGGLL comes from the coding sequence ATGAGCTCGCTTCTGCTTGTTCTTCCGTTGTTAGGCGTAATCGCATCGAACCTCCCCCTGGGGCGTTCCACGAGGCGGGCCTTGACGCTCTGGCCGCTTCTGCTGGGAGCTGCCCAGGTTGTGGTCTCCCTCTTTCCCCAGGCGGCTGTGTGGGGGATGCCATCCGCGCTGATCCCCCTGGCGCCGGCCGACGGACTCAGTCAGCTGATGCTTCTGATCATCGGCCTGGTGACCTGTGCCTCGTCCATCGTCGCCCGGGAGTTGATCACCGATGAGCGGGAGCGGCACAACTTTGCCAGCCTGCTGCTGATCTCCCTGCTGGGGATGAACGGGGTCGTGCTGGTCAGGGACACCTTCTCGCTCTACGTGTTCATGGAAATCGTCTCGGTTACCTCCTTCGTCCTGATCGCCTTCCGGCACGAACACGACGCCTTCGAGGGGTCGTTCAAATACATCATCCTCTCGGCCATCGCCACCATACTGATGCTGGCCTCCAACGGAATCTTCCTGCTGGTTGGCGGCGGCACGGATTTCCCGCTGGTGGCGGGGGCCATAGCCAGCCACCACGACAACTTCCTGGTGCAGTTCGCCGTGCTTGCCTTTCTTGCCGGACTGTTCATTAAGGGGGGGCTGGTGCCGTTCCACGGTTGGCTCCCCGACGCCTACACGTCGGCTTCGGCGCCGGTTTCCATGCTGCTGGCCGGCATCGTGACCAAGGTCTCCGGCATCTATACCCTGATCCGCCTGGTCAGGGATGTGTTCGGCTTCACTCCCAAGACCGAGCAGATGCTGCTCTTCGTCGGGGCGCTCTCCATCGTCACCGGTGCCCTGGCTGCCATGGGGCAGCGGGACTTCAAGCGCATGCTCGCCTACTCCAGCATCAGCCAGGTCGGCTACATCATACTCAGTCTGGGGGCTGGTTCCGAACTGGGGGTGGCTGGCGCCATCTTCCACCTCTTCAACCACACCCTCTTCAAGACCCAGCTGTTCATGAACGCCAGCGCGGTTGAGGCCAGTACCGGGATCCGCGACCTGGACCGTCTGGGTGGTCTTAGCGCCAGGATGCCGATCACCGGTACGACCTCCGTCATCGCCTTCCTGTCGGCGGCCGGAATCCCTCCCCTGGCCGGCTTCTGGAGCAAGCTGGTGATCGTGGTCGCCCTCTGGAGGGCCGGCCACGGCGGCTACATGGCCGTTGCCATCCTGGCTAGCCTGCTGACCCTGGCCTACTTCCTGATCCTGCAGCGCAAGGTCTTCTTCGGGAAACTGGCCCCGGAGTGGGAGGGCATTAACGAGGCGGGCAGCCTGATTACCGGGCCGAGCATACTCTTCAGCCTGATCATCATCGCGGTGGGGCTGTTGCTGCCGTTCCTGTTCGATACCATCATCCTGCCGCTGGGGGGGCTTTTATGA